A window of Amycolatopsis australiensis contains these coding sequences:
- a CDS encoding TIGR03084 family metal-binding protein — protein sequence MADLGVILGDLDAETRTIDDVVADLPASDWARATPAEGWTIAHQIAHLAWTDRKALIAAAHPEDWQAEVEELLKAGSTYVDDGAAAGAQRPPREILEDWRSGRAALAEALAAVPDGQKLPWYGPPMSAASMATARMMETWAHGQDVFDALGLTREPTARLWHIARFGTRTRDFAYKVHSLAPPAEQFRVELTAPDGSTWTFGPEDAEQKLTGSALDFCLVVTQRRHPADTDLVAHGADVEEWLGIAQAFAGPPGNGRKPGQFA from the coding sequence ATGGCGGATCTCGGCGTGATCCTCGGGGATCTCGACGCGGAGACACGGACGATCGACGACGTGGTGGCGGACCTGCCGGCGTCGGACTGGGCGCGCGCGACCCCCGCCGAGGGGTGGACGATCGCGCACCAGATCGCGCACCTGGCCTGGACCGACCGGAAGGCCCTGATCGCGGCCGCCCACCCGGAAGACTGGCAGGCCGAAGTCGAAGAGCTGCTCAAGGCGGGGTCGACCTACGTCGACGACGGCGCCGCGGCCGGGGCCCAGCGGCCGCCGCGGGAAATCCTCGAAGACTGGCGGTCCGGGCGAGCGGCGCTGGCCGAAGCCCTCGCCGCCGTACCGGACGGGCAGAAGCTGCCCTGGTACGGGCCGCCGATGAGCGCCGCCTCGATGGCGACCGCGCGGATGATGGAGACCTGGGCCCATGGCCAGGACGTCTTCGACGCGCTCGGCCTGACCCGCGAGCCGACCGCGCGGCTGTGGCACATCGCCCGCTTCGGCACCCGGACCCGCGACTTCGCCTACAAGGTCCACTCCCTCGCGCCGCCGGCCGAGCAGTTCCGCGTCGAGCTCACCGCGCCCGACGGCTCGACCTGGACGTTCGGGCCCGAAGACGCCGAGCAGAAGCTCACCGGCAGCGCCCTGGACTTCTGCCTGGTCGTCACGCAGCGGCGGCACCCGGCCGACACGGACCTGGTCGCCCACGGCGCCGACGTCGAAGAGTGGCTGGGCATCGCGCAGGCTTTCGCCGGCCCGCCGGGGAACGGCCGGAAGCCGGGGCAGTTCGCATGA
- a CDS encoding acyclic terpene utilization AtuA family protein has translation MTYRIGNASGFYGDRFSAVREMLTGGPLDVLTGDYLAELTMLILGRDRMKDPNRGYAKTFLRQMEENLGLAREKGVKIVANAGGLNPAGLADALRELAAELGLDVKVAHVEGDDLVARAEELDLGKPLTANAYLGAWGIVECLNAGADVVVTGRVTDASVIVGPAAAHYGWARDDFDALAGAVAAGHVIECGAQATGGNYAFFTEHSLGVPGFPIAEIEADGSSVITKHPGTGGVVNVGTVTAQLLYEITGARYAGPDVTTRFDTLSLTQDGPDRVRISGVRGEAPPPTLKVALNTLGGFRNETTFVLTGLDIEAKAALVREQLEASLTDRPPADVRWTLARTDHPDAGTEQTASALLHVAVKDADPKVAGRAFTGAAVELALASYPGFHVTAPPSDASPYGVYTAAYVDAGKVPHVAVLPDGMRVDIAPSASTRELSEVDEPALPEPLDRGPVRRVPLGRIAGARSGDKGGNANLGVWVRSEEAWRWLVHRLTVAEFKLLLPETAGLPVTRYLLPNLWAMNFVVEGILGEGVASQARFDPQAKALGEWLRSREIDVPEVLL, from the coding sequence ATGACCTACCGCATCGGCAACGCGTCCGGGTTCTACGGCGACCGGTTTTCCGCCGTCCGCGAGATGCTCACCGGCGGTCCGCTCGACGTCCTGACCGGCGACTACCTGGCCGAGCTGACCATGCTCATCCTCGGCCGCGACCGGATGAAGGACCCGAACCGCGGCTACGCCAAGACTTTCCTGCGGCAGATGGAGGAAAACCTCGGGCTCGCACGGGAAAAAGGCGTCAAGATCGTCGCCAACGCGGGTGGCCTCAACCCCGCCGGCCTCGCGGACGCCCTCCGTGAACTGGCGGCCGAGCTCGGGCTCGACGTCAAGGTCGCGCACGTCGAAGGCGACGACCTGGTCGCCCGCGCCGAGGAGCTGGACCTCGGGAAACCGCTGACCGCCAACGCCTACCTCGGGGCGTGGGGCATCGTCGAGTGCCTGAACGCCGGTGCCGACGTCGTCGTCACCGGGCGGGTGACCGACGCCTCGGTGATCGTCGGGCCGGCCGCCGCGCACTACGGCTGGGCCCGCGACGACTTCGACGCGCTGGCCGGCGCGGTCGCGGCCGGGCACGTCATCGAATGCGGCGCCCAGGCCACCGGCGGCAACTACGCCTTCTTCACCGAGCACTCGCTGGGCGTTCCCGGCTTCCCGATCGCCGAGATCGAGGCCGACGGCTCCAGCGTCATCACCAAGCACCCGGGCACCGGCGGGGTGGTGAACGTCGGCACGGTGACCGCCCAGCTGCTGTACGAGATCACCGGCGCCCGGTACGCCGGGCCGGACGTCACCACGCGGTTCGACACGCTTTCCCTGACGCAGGACGGGCCCGACCGCGTCCGCATCTCCGGCGTCCGCGGCGAAGCGCCGCCGCCCACGCTGAAGGTCGCGCTGAACACCCTCGGCGGGTTCCGCAACGAGACGACGTTCGTCCTCACCGGGCTCGACATCGAGGCGAAAGCCGCGCTGGTGCGCGAACAGCTCGAAGCTTCCTTGACGGACCGTCCGCCCGCCGACGTGCGCTGGACGCTGGCCCGCACCGACCACCCGGACGCCGGCACCGAGCAGACGGCCAGCGCGCTGCTGCACGTCGCCGTGAAGGACGCCGACCCGAAGGTGGCCGGACGGGCGTTCACCGGTGCCGCCGTCGAGCTGGCGCTGGCCAGCTACCCCGGCTTCCACGTCACCGCGCCGCCGTCCGACGCCTCGCCGTACGGCGTCTACACCGCGGCCTACGTGGACGCCGGGAAGGTGCCGCACGTCGCCGTGCTCCCGGACGGCATGCGTGTCGACATAGCGCCATCGGCGTCCACCCGCGAGCTGTCCGAAGTGGACGAACCGGCCCTGCCCGAACCCCTTGACCGCGGGCCGGTCCGGCGCGTGCCGCTCGGCCGGATCGCCGGTGCCCGCAGCGGCGACAAGGGCGGCAACGCCAACCTGGGCGTCTGGGTGCGTTCGGAAGAAGCCTGGCGCTGGCTGGTGCACCGGCTGACCGTCGCCGAGTTCAAGCTGCTGCTGCCCGAAACCGCCGGCCTGCCGGTGACCCGCTACCTGCTGCCCAACCTGTGGGCGATGAACTTCGTCGTCGAGGGCATCCTCGGCGAAGGTGTCGCGTCGCAGGCCCGGTTCGACCCGCAGGCCAAGGCGCTCGGGGAGTGGCTGCGGTCACGCGAGATCGACGTCCCGGAGGTCCTGCTGTGA
- a CDS encoding acyl-CoA dehydrogenase family protein: MTDPFRTPERTELRKTVRRFVEQEILPHLDDWERAGELPRELHRKAGDLGLLGVAFPEEVGGGDGNYLDALVVAEEMHYAGGSGGLFASLFTCGIAVPHIAEANDPVQIERWVRPTLAGDKIGSLAVTEPDGGSDVAGIRTTAVREGDEYVVNGAKTFITSGCRADFVTTVVRTGGDGAHGLSLIVVERGTPGFTVSRKLEKMGWLCSDTAELSYVDVRVPVENLVGRENSGFAQVATQFVTERLSLAVQAYAHAQRALDLTLDWCRLRQTFGRPLISRQIVQHKLTEMARRVDVARTYTRQAAIRHVSGEEVIAEACFAKNTAVEAAEWVVNEAVQLHGGLGYMRESEVERHYRDVRILGIGGGTTEILTGLAAKRLGYTS, from the coding sequence GTGACCGATCCTTTCCGGACGCCCGAACGAACCGAGCTGCGCAAGACCGTCCGCAGGTTCGTCGAGCAGGAGATCCTGCCGCACCTCGACGACTGGGAACGCGCCGGTGAGCTGCCCCGGGAGCTGCACCGGAAGGCCGGGGACCTCGGCCTGCTGGGTGTCGCGTTCCCCGAGGAGGTCGGGGGCGGCGACGGCAACTACCTGGACGCGCTGGTCGTCGCCGAGGAGATGCACTACGCGGGCGGCTCCGGCGGGCTGTTCGCGTCGCTGTTCACCTGCGGCATCGCCGTGCCGCACATCGCCGAGGCGAACGACCCGGTGCAGATCGAACGCTGGGTGCGGCCCACGTTGGCCGGGGACAAGATCGGCTCGCTGGCCGTGACCGAGCCGGACGGCGGCTCCGACGTCGCCGGGATCCGGACGACGGCCGTCCGCGAGGGCGACGAGTACGTCGTCAACGGTGCCAAGACGTTCATCACGTCCGGCTGCCGCGCGGACTTCGTGACGACGGTCGTGCGCACCGGCGGCGACGGCGCCCACGGGCTCTCGCTGATCGTCGTGGAACGCGGCACACCCGGCTTCACGGTGTCGCGCAAGCTGGAGAAGATGGGCTGGCTCTGCTCCGACACCGCGGAACTGTCCTACGTGGACGTCCGGGTGCCGGTGGAGAACCTCGTCGGCCGCGAGAACAGCGGGTTCGCCCAGGTGGCCACCCAGTTCGTCACCGAACGGCTGTCGCTGGCGGTGCAGGCGTACGCGCACGCGCAGCGGGCGCTCGACCTGACGCTGGACTGGTGCCGGCTGCGCCAGACGTTCGGCCGCCCGCTGATCTCGCGGCAGATCGTGCAGCACAAGCTCACCGAGATGGCGCGGCGCGTGGACGTCGCCCGCACCTACACCCGGCAGGCCGCGATCCGGCACGTGTCGGGCGAAGAGGTCATCGCCGAAGCCTGTTTCGCCAAGAACACCGCCGTCGAGGCCGCCGAATGGGTGGTGAACGAGGCCGTCCAGCTGCACGGCGGGCTCGGCTACATGCGCGAGTCCGAAGTGGAGCGGCACTACCGCGACGTCCGGATCCTCGGCATCGGCGGCGGCACCACCGAGATCCTCACCGGCCTGGCCGCGAAGCGATTGGGATACACCTCGTGA
- a CDS encoding acyl-CoA carboxylase subunit beta, translating to MTTLRSTVDTRAAGFGANREAMLEKLAEIDAEHAKAVAGGGEKYVERHRKRGKLLARERIELLLDPDSPFLELSPLAAWGTDYRVGASLVTGIGVVEGVECLISASDPTVKGGASNPWTTKKSFRAADIAAQNRLPTINLVESGGADLPTQKEIFIPGGRIFRDITRASAAGCPTIALVFGNSTAGGAYLPGMSDYVVMVKERAKVFLGGPPLVKMATGEESDDESLGGAEMHARTSGLADYLAVDEADAIRLGRTIVKRLNWTKHGPAPKPDYEEPLYDAEDLLGIVPTDLKVPFDPREVIARVVDGSDFDEFKPLYGSSLVTGWASIHGYPVGILANARGVLFGEESQKAAQFIQLANQIDTPLVFLHNTTGYMVGKEYEQSGIIKHGAMMINAVSNSKVPHLSVLMGASYGAGHYGMCGRAYDPRFLFAWPSAKSAVMGPAQLAGVLSIVARAAAESRGQEYDEEHDEAMRAMVEGQIEAESMPMFLSGMLYDDGIIDPRDTRTVLGLSLSAIHNGPVKGAEGFGVFRM from the coding sequence GTGACTACTCTGAGGTCCACTGTGGACACGCGGGCCGCCGGGTTCGGCGCGAACCGCGAGGCGATGCTGGAAAAGCTCGCCGAGATCGACGCCGAGCACGCCAAGGCGGTGGCCGGTGGCGGCGAGAAGTACGTCGAGCGCCACCGCAAGCGCGGCAAGCTCCTCGCGAGGGAACGGATCGAGCTGCTGCTCGACCCGGACTCGCCGTTCCTCGAGCTGTCGCCGCTGGCGGCGTGGGGCACCGACTACCGCGTCGGCGCCAGCCTGGTGACCGGCATCGGGGTCGTGGAAGGCGTCGAGTGCCTGATCTCGGCCAGCGACCCGACGGTCAAGGGTGGCGCGAGCAACCCGTGGACGACCAAGAAGAGCTTCCGGGCCGCGGACATCGCCGCGCAGAACCGGCTGCCGACGATCAACCTCGTCGAGTCCGGCGGCGCGGATCTGCCGACGCAGAAGGAGATCTTCATCCCCGGCGGCCGGATCTTCCGCGACATCACACGGGCGTCGGCCGCGGGCTGCCCGACGATCGCGCTGGTCTTCGGCAACTCCACCGCCGGCGGCGCCTACCTGCCGGGCATGTCGGACTACGTCGTGATGGTCAAGGAACGCGCCAAGGTGTTCCTCGGCGGCCCGCCGCTGGTCAAGATGGCGACCGGCGAGGAGTCCGACGACGAGTCGCTCGGCGGCGCCGAGATGCACGCGCGGACGTCGGGCCTGGCCGACTACCTGGCCGTCGACGAGGCCGACGCGATCCGGCTGGGCCGCACCATCGTCAAGCGGCTCAACTGGACCAAGCACGGGCCCGCGCCGAAGCCGGACTACGAAGAGCCGTTGTACGACGCCGAGGACCTGCTCGGGATCGTGCCGACGGACCTCAAGGTGCCGTTCGACCCGCGCGAGGTCATCGCCCGCGTCGTCGACGGCTCCGACTTCGACGAGTTCAAGCCGCTCTACGGGTCGTCGCTCGTGACGGGCTGGGCGAGCATCCACGGCTACCCGGTCGGCATCCTCGCCAACGCCCGGGGCGTGCTGTTCGGCGAGGAGTCGCAGAAGGCCGCGCAGTTCATCCAGCTGGCCAACCAGATCGACACGCCGCTGGTGTTCCTGCACAACACGACCGGCTACATGGTCGGCAAGGAGTACGAGCAGAGCGGCATCATCAAGCACGGAGCGATGATGATCAACGCGGTGTCGAACTCGAAGGTGCCGCACCTGTCCGTCCTCATGGGAGCGTCCTACGGCGCCGGGCACTACGGCATGTGCGGCCGTGCCTACGACCCCCGGTTCCTGTTCGCGTGGCCGAGTGCGAAGTCCGCGGTGATGGGCCCGGCGCAGCTGGCCGGCGTGCTGTCCATCGTGGCCCGCGCCGCCGCCGAGAGCCGCGGCCAGGAGTACGACGAGGAGCACGACGAGGCCATGCGGGCCATGGTCGAAGGCCAGATCGAAGCCGAGTCCATGCCGATGTTCCTCTCCGGCATGCTCTACGACGACGGCATCATCGACCCGCGCGACACCCGCACCGTCCTCGGCCTGAGCCTGTCCGCGATCCACAATGGACCAGTGAAAGGCGCCGAGGGCTTCGGCGTCTTCCGGATGTGA
- a CDS encoding acetyl/propionyl/methylcrotonyl-CoA carboxylase subunit alpha, with product MIQNLLVANRGEIARRVFRTCRDAGIGTVAVFSDADAAAPHVLEADAAVRLPGNAPSETYLRADLLVKAAADTGADAVHPGYGFLSENAAFARAVLDAGLTWVGPPPAAIETMGSKVESKRLMAAAGVPVLSELDPASVTEADLPLLVKASAGGGGRGMRVVRSLGELAEAVEGASAEAGSAFGDPTVFCERYLETGRHIEVQVLADTHGTVWAVGERECSIQRRHQKVVEEAPSPFVDVAMREELFEAARKAAKAIDYVGAGTVEFLAGPDGRFYFLEMNTRLQVEHPVTENVTGLDLVALQLRIAEGERLPADPPPSTGHSIEVRLYAEDPAAGWQPQSGTLHTFEVPDVDRAFTHGPGLRLDSGFETGSVVGVHYDPMLAKVITWAPTRAEAARRLAKALAAAKIHGVVTNRDLLVNVLRHEAFLAGETDTAFFDRHGLDTLAAPLATADTERLSALAAALADAAANRAAATTQGRLPSGWRNVRSAGQRKVFTVADREYEIVYSLTRSGLAADGFEADLVSAEPGRVVLDVAGVRRAFDVARHDAVSYVDSVLGAVALQAQPRFADPDAALAAGSLVAPMPGTVVRLAVRAGDPVKAGDPLLWLEAMKMEHRIAAPADGVVAELPVTVGQQVEVGTILAVVGDEA from the coding sequence ATGATCCAGAACCTGCTGGTCGCCAACCGCGGCGAGATCGCCCGCCGCGTCTTCCGCACCTGCCGCGACGCCGGCATCGGCACGGTCGCGGTGTTCTCCGACGCCGACGCGGCCGCCCCCCACGTCCTCGAAGCCGACGCGGCCGTCCGGCTGCCCGGAAACGCGCCGTCCGAGACGTACCTGCGTGCGGACCTGCTGGTGAAGGCCGCGGCCGACACCGGCGCCGACGCCGTCCACCCCGGCTACGGCTTCCTGTCCGAGAACGCCGCCTTCGCCCGCGCCGTCCTCGACGCCGGGCTGACGTGGGTCGGGCCGCCGCCGGCGGCCATCGAGACGATGGGCTCCAAAGTGGAGTCCAAGCGGCTGATGGCCGCGGCCGGTGTTCCCGTGCTGTCCGAACTGGACCCGGCGTCGGTCACCGAAGCGGACCTTCCGTTGCTGGTCAAGGCTTCGGCCGGGGGTGGTGGCCGCGGGATGCGCGTGGTCCGCTCGCTGGGCGAGCTGGCCGAGGCGGTGGAAGGCGCGAGCGCCGAGGCCGGGTCCGCGTTCGGCGACCCGACCGTCTTCTGCGAGCGGTACCTGGAGACCGGCCGGCACATCGAGGTCCAGGTCCTGGCCGACACGCACGGCACGGTGTGGGCGGTGGGGGAGCGGGAATGCTCGATCCAGCGCCGCCACCAGAAGGTCGTGGAAGAAGCGCCGTCGCCGTTCGTCGACGTCGCCATGCGCGAAGAGCTGTTCGAGGCCGCGCGCAAGGCCGCCAAGGCGATCGACTACGTCGGCGCGGGCACGGTCGAGTTCCTCGCCGGGCCCGACGGCCGCTTCTACTTCCTGGAGATGAACACCCGGCTGCAGGTCGAGCACCCGGTCACCGAGAACGTCACCGGCCTCGACCTGGTCGCGCTGCAGCTGCGGATCGCCGAAGGCGAGCGGCTGCCCGCCGACCCGCCGCCGTCGACCGGTCACTCGATCGAAGTCCGGCTCTACGCCGAAGACCCGGCGGCGGGCTGGCAGCCGCAGAGCGGCACGCTGCACACGTTCGAGGTGCCCGATGTGGACCGGGCGTTCACCCACGGGCCGGGCCTGCGGCTCGACTCGGGCTTCGAAACCGGGTCCGTCGTGGGCGTCCACTACGACCCGATGCTCGCCAAGGTGATCACGTGGGCGCCGACCCGCGCCGAAGCGGCCCGGCGGCTGGCGAAGGCGCTCGCGGCGGCGAAGATCCACGGCGTTGTCACCAACCGCGACCTCCTCGTGAACGTCCTGCGCCACGAGGCCTTCCTGGCCGGCGAGACCGACACGGCGTTCTTCGACCGGCACGGCCTCGACACCTTGGCGGCGCCGCTGGCCACTGCGGACACCGAACGGCTCTCCGCGCTGGCCGCGGCGCTGGCCGACGCGGCGGCGAACCGGGCGGCGGCCACCACGCAGGGCAGGCTGCCGAGCGGCTGGCGCAACGTCCGCTCGGCCGGGCAGCGCAAGGTCTTCACCGTCGCGGATCGCGAGTACGAAATCGTCTACTCGCTCACCCGTTCCGGGCTGGCGGCGGACGGCTTCGAGGCCGACCTGGTCAGCGCCGAACCGGGGCGGGTCGTCCTGGACGTCGCCGGGGTGCGCCGCGCCTTCGACGTCGCCCGGCACGACGCAGTGTCCTATGTGGATTCCGTGCTCGGGGCGGTGGCGCTCCAGGCGCAGCCGAGGTTCGCCGATCCGGACGCGGCACTGGCCGCCGGGTCGCTGGTCGCGCCGATGCCCGGCACGGTCGTCCGGCTCGCCGTCCGGGCCGGGGACCCGGTGAAGGCGGGCGACCCGCTGCTGTGGCTGGAAGCGATGAAGATGGAACACCGGATCGCCGCCCCGGCCGACGGCGTGGTGGCGGAACTGCCGGTGACGGTGGGACAGCAGGTCGAAGTGGGCACGATCCTCGCGGTGGTGGGAGACGAAGCATGA
- a CDS encoding acyl-CoA dehydrogenase family protein, whose amino-acid sequence MNAMNFIEPEERIALRKAVAELGAKYGHDYYARKARADEKTHELWDEAGRLGYLGVNIPEEYGGGGAGIADLAAVLEELAAAGSPLLLMVVSPAICGTVISRFGTEEQKKQWLPGIADGSKRMVFAITEPDAGSNSHKITTTARRDAGGWVLSGRKVFISGVDEADAVLVVGRTEDARTGRLKPALFILPTGTPGFEYTKIPMDIVAPENQFSLFLDDVKLPAEALVGEEDAAIAQLFAGLNPERIMGASFSLGIARYALGKAVGYANERKVWGAPIGTHQGLAHPLAEIKIELELAKLMTQKAASLYDSGDDFGAGESANMAKYAAAEVAIRATDQAVQTHGGNGLATEYGLGTLVTAVRLGRIAPVSREMVLNFVGQHSLGLPKSY is encoded by the coding sequence ATGAACGCCATGAACTTCATCGAGCCGGAGGAGCGGATCGCGCTTCGCAAGGCCGTCGCCGAGCTGGGCGCCAAGTACGGGCACGACTACTACGCCCGCAAGGCCCGCGCGGACGAGAAGACGCACGAACTGTGGGACGAGGCCGGGCGTCTCGGCTACCTCGGCGTCAACATCCCCGAGGAGTACGGTGGCGGCGGTGCGGGCATCGCCGACCTCGCCGCGGTGCTCGAAGAGCTGGCGGCCGCGGGTTCCCCGCTGCTGCTCATGGTGGTCTCGCCGGCCATCTGCGGCACAGTGATCTCCCGCTTCGGCACCGAGGAGCAGAAGAAGCAGTGGCTGCCGGGCATCGCCGACGGCAGCAAGCGGATGGTCTTCGCGATCACCGAGCCGGACGCGGGGTCGAACTCGCACAAGATCACCACCACCGCCCGCCGGGACGCCGGTGGCTGGGTCCTCAGCGGACGCAAGGTCTTCATCTCCGGCGTCGACGAGGCCGACGCCGTGCTCGTCGTCGGCCGCACCGAAGACGCCAGGACGGGCCGGCTCAAGCCCGCGCTGTTCATCCTGCCGACCGGCACGCCGGGCTTCGAGTACACGAAGATCCCGATGGACATCGTCGCGCCGGAGAACCAGTTCTCGCTGTTCCTCGACGACGTCAAGCTCCCGGCCGAGGCGCTGGTCGGCGAGGAGGACGCGGCGATCGCGCAGCTGTTCGCCGGCCTCAACCCCGAACGCATCATGGGCGCGTCGTTCTCGCTCGGCATCGCGCGGTACGCCCTCGGGAAGGCGGTCGGCTACGCGAACGAGCGAAAGGTCTGGGGTGCGCCGATCGGCACCCACCAGGGTCTCGCGCATCCGCTGGCGGAGATCAAGATCGAGCTGGAACTGGCGAAGCTGATGACGCAGAAGGCGGCGTCGCTCTACGACTCGGGCGACGACTTCGGCGCGGGCGAGTCGGCCAACATGGCCAAGTACGCCGCCGCCGAGGTGGCGATCCGCGCCACCGACCAGGCGGTGCAGACCCACGGCGGCAACGGCCTCGCGACGGAGTACGGCCTCGGCACGCTGGTGACGGCGGTCCGGCTGGGCCGGATCGCCCCGGTCAGCCGCGAGATGGTGCTCAACTTCGTCGGCCAGCACAGCCTCGGCCTCCCGAAGTCGTACTAG
- a CDS encoding TetR/AcrR family transcriptional regulator: MTGIREPQQERSRTTRRRLIEAALGSFGERGWHGVTVAGIAERAGVSRGAAQHHFPTREDLVVAAVDLLGQAQIDELRAQAADLPSGASRIERVVEMVLNLYTGPLFRAALQLWSVAATDEALRDVLVPLEARVGREAHRVTVELLGVDESRPGVRELVQATLDLGRGLGLANLLTDDTRRRRQIVREWARTLELRLGDG, translated from the coding sequence TTGACCGGCATCCGCGAACCCCAGCAGGAACGCAGCCGCACCACGCGGCGGCGGCTGATCGAGGCCGCGCTCGGCAGCTTCGGCGAGCGCGGCTGGCACGGCGTGACGGTGGCGGGCATCGCCGAGCGCGCCGGCGTCTCGCGCGGGGCGGCCCAGCACCACTTCCCGACGCGGGAGGACCTGGTGGTCGCGGCGGTCGACCTGCTGGGCCAGGCCCAGATCGACGAGCTGCGCGCCCAGGCGGCGGACCTGCCGAGCGGGGCGTCCCGCATCGAGCGGGTGGTGGAGATGGTGCTGAACCTGTACACGGGCCCGCTGTTCCGCGCGGCCCTCCAGCTGTGGTCGGTCGCGGCGACGGACGAGGCCCTGCGCGACGTGCTGGTGCCCTTGGAGGCCCGGGTCGGGCGGGAGGCGCACCGGGTGACGGTGGAGCTGCTGGGCGTGGACGAGTCCCGGCCGGGGGTCCGCGAACTGGTCCAGGCCACGCTGGACCTGGGCCGGGGCCTGGGCCTGGCGAACCTGTTGACCGACGACACCCGGCGGCGGCGCCAGATCGTGCGCGAGTGGGCGCGGACGCTGGAGCTGCGCCTCGGGGACGGCTGA
- the murJ gene encoding murein biosynthesis integral membrane protein MurJ, translating into MAEHPPPVDDEATVFLPSELRGPHWPTRDPDVSRRPYDEFATQIVARPPASPVTAGRGEGAGSSLARSSGRMAVASTVSRITGFVAKLLLAAVVGTGVVNDSFTVANTLPNIVFELLFGGVLASVVVPLLVRSQDDPDGGRAYTQRLITMALVLLTAGTAVAVAIAPLFTAVYVDKSAATANPGLTTALAYLLLPQILFYGLFALLSAILNAQNVFGPPAWAPVLNNIVVTGTLVVFAVVPGELTLDPVRMSDPKLLVLGLGTTLGIVVQAAVLIPALLRTGFRFRWRWGFDPRIKEFGGLAAWILGYVVVSHVGFVVTTRVLTHGSTGGVTAYSYASLLFQLPYGILGVSLLTALMPRMSRAAADGDTVALVGDLSLASRVSTVLFVPISAVLAVVGTPVGIAIFTWGRGTLEDAERLGQTLAVSAVGLLPFALVMLQLRVFYAMKDARTPTLIMLVMTAVKIPLLLLCRGLLDGEHVVYGVMLVNGAGFIVGAVLGQVWLWVRLGHLRSKRSLRVGLITLGASALGGGVAVLAGYAVPGSLGEIAGAWVKLPVQTLLGMAVPFGLLAVLKLPEFTPVTRRVGGLLRRFAAR; encoded by the coding sequence ATGGCGGAGCACCCACCACCGGTGGACGACGAGGCGACGGTCTTCCTCCCCAGCGAGCTGCGCGGACCGCACTGGCCGACCCGCGACCCCGACGTCTCCCGGCGGCCCTACGACGAGTTCGCCACCCAGATCGTCGCCCGGCCGCCCGCCTCGCCGGTCACCGCCGGCCGCGGGGAAGGCGCCGGCTCGTCGCTCGCGCGCTCGAGCGGGCGGATGGCCGTCGCGTCGACCGTCAGCCGGATCACCGGGTTCGTCGCGAAGCTGCTGCTGGCCGCGGTGGTCGGCACCGGGGTCGTCAACGACTCCTTCACCGTGGCGAACACGCTGCCCAACATCGTGTTCGAACTGCTCTTCGGCGGCGTGCTGGCCAGCGTCGTCGTGCCGCTGCTGGTCCGCTCCCAGGACGACCCGGACGGCGGCCGTGCCTACACGCAGCGGCTGATCACCATGGCGCTGGTGCTGCTCACCGCCGGCACGGCCGTCGCGGTGGCGATCGCGCCGCTGTTCACCGCCGTCTACGTCGACAAATCGGCCGCCACGGCCAATCCGGGGCTGACGACGGCGCTGGCGTACCTCCTGCTGCCGCAGATCCTGTTCTACGGTCTCTTCGCGCTGCTCTCGGCGATCCTCAACGCGCAGAACGTCTTCGGCCCGCCGGCGTGGGCGCCGGTGCTGAACAACATCGTCGTCACCGGCACGCTGGTCGTGTTCGCGGTGGTGCCGGGCGAGCTGACGCTCGACCCGGTCCGGATGAGCGACCCGAAGCTGCTGGTGCTGGGCCTCGGCACGACGCTCGGCATCGTCGTGCAGGCGGCCGTGCTGATCCCGGCGCTGCTGCGCACCGGGTTCCGGTTCCGGTGGCGCTGGGGCTTCGACCCGCGGATCAAGGAGTTCGGCGGGCTCGCCGCGTGGATCCTCGGCTACGTCGTGGTCAGCCACGTCGGGTTCGTCGTCACGACCCGGGTGCTGACCCACGGCTCCACGGGCGGCGTCACGGCCTACAGCTACGCGTCCCTGCTCTTCCAGCTGCCATACGGGATTCTCGGCGTCTCCCTGCTGACGGCGCTCATGCCGCGGATGAGCCGTGCGGCCGCGGACGGCGACACCGTCGCGCTGGTCGGTGACCTGTCGCTCGCGTCGCGTGTCTCGACCGTGCTGTTCGTGCCGATCTCCGCGGTGCTGGCCGTGGTCGGCACCCCGGTCGGCATCGCGATCTTCACCTGGGGCCGCGGCACGCTGGAAGACGCCGAGCGGCTCGGCCAGACGCTCGCCGTCTCCGCCGTCGGGCTGCTGCCGTTCGCGCTGGTCATGTTGCAGCTGCGCGTGTTCTACGCGATGAAGGACGCCCGCACGCCGACGTTGATCATGCTCGTGATGACCGCGGTGAAGATCCCGCTGCTGCTGCTGTGCCGCGGCCTGCTCGACGGCGAGCACGTCGTCTACGGAGTGATGCTGGTGAACGGCGCCGGGTTCATCGTCGGCGCGGTGCTGGGCCAGGTGTGGCTGTGGGTCCGGCTCGGGCACCTGCGCAGCAAGCGGTCGCTGCGCGTCGGGCTGATCACGTTGGGCGCGAGCGCGCTCGGCGGCGGGGTGGCGGTGCTGGCGGGCTACGCGGTGCCCGGCTCGCTCGGCGAGATCGCCGGCGCGTGGGTGAAGCTGCCGGTCCAGACCTTGCTGGGGATGGCGGTGCCGTTCGGGTTGCTGGCGGTGCTGAAGCTGCCGGAGTTCACCCCGGTGACCCGCCGGGTGGGCGGATTGTTGCGGCGCTTCGCGGCTCGTTGA